The Leptospiraceae bacterium genome has a segment encoding these proteins:
- a CDS encoding FAD-dependent oxidoreductase, whose protein sequence is MKKIAVIGSGISGLGAAYYLSKEFDVTIFEKENYLGGHTNTIEISNDREVIPVDTGFIVFNFVTYPNLVNLFRELEVEAVPSNMSFSVWNQNKNLYYSTKNFSTIFAQRKNLFNPSFLIAIKEILRFNKICYDTSIYEWDYDFTLGDFLKEYHFSKSFIENYLIPMTSAIWSTNPEKILEFPIRTLIQFFNNHGLSSINGQHQWYTVKNGSYNYIKKIINKTKIRYFLNEPIISIIRNYKEQNVWVQTKNRKERFDYVVIATHAPTALEILQDATPKEIDVLQNFKYQKNIAILHRDVSVMNKNKKIWSAWNYKIGKGNKTSTTYYMTKLQPWLKEDIFVSVNEFQEIREEFIYKVIEYEHPVFDSKALKNQLKLQELNTNGLVYFCGAYFRYGFHEDGLISALDVVKRIKTRESLRKKLEVYEAKRISI, encoded by the coding sequence ATGAAAAAGATAGCCGTTATTGGAAGTGGAATTTCAGGATTAGGTGCTGCTTACTATCTAAGCAAAGAATTCGATGTGACGATTTTCGAAAAAGAAAATTACTTAGGAGGTCACACGAATACGATAGAAATCTCTAATGATCGAGAAGTAATCCCTGTGGACACAGGATTTATCGTCTTTAATTTTGTAACATATCCCAACCTTGTAAATCTCTTTCGAGAATTAGAGGTAGAAGCAGTTCCATCGAATATGAGCTTTTCTGTCTGGAATCAAAACAAAAACCTTTATTACTCTACTAAGAATTTCAGTACCATCTTTGCTCAAAGAAAAAATCTATTTAATCCCAGTTTCCTTATTGCCATAAAAGAGATATTAAGATTCAACAAGATTTGCTATGACACATCTATATATGAATGGGATTATGATTTTACCTTGGGAGACTTTTTGAAGGAATATCATTTCAGCAAGAGTTTCATAGAAAACTATCTCATACCTATGACTTCAGCCATCTGGTCGACCAACCCTGAAAAAATCTTAGAATTCCCCATCCGAACTTTGATTCAGTTTTTTAATAACCACGGATTATCAAGTATTAATGGACAACACCAGTGGTATACTGTAAAAAATGGGTCATATAACTACATAAAAAAAATCATCAATAAAACTAAAATTCGTTATTTTCTCAATGAGCCAATAATTTCCATCATAAGAAATTACAAAGAACAAAATGTATGGGTTCAAACGAAAAATCGGAAAGAACGCTTTGATTACGTGGTCATAGCAACTCATGCTCCTACAGCTCTTGAGATTTTACAAGATGCAACACCAAAAGAAATAGATGTCTTACAGAACTTCAAGTATCAAAAAAACATAGCAATTCTCCACAGAGATGTAAGCGTAATGAACAAAAACAAAAAAATATGGTCTGCATGGAATTACAAAATCGGAAAGGGGAATAAAACTTCAACCACATACTATATGACTAAATTACAACCATGGCTTAAAGAAGATATCTTCGTTTCGGTAAATGAATTTCAGGAAATCAGAGAAGAATTCATTTATAAAGTAATCGAATATGAACATCCTGTATTTGACTCCAAGGCTTTGAAAAACCAATTAAAACTTCAAGAACTCAATACCAACGGTTTAGTTTATTTTTGTGGAGCATATTTTCGTTATGGGTTTCACGAAGATGGATTAATTTCAGCTCTTGATGTCGTTAAAAGAATCAAAACCCGTGAAAGCTTAAGAAAAAAACTAGAAGTCTATGAAGCTAAAAGAATTTCAATCTAG
- a CDS encoding DNA photolyase family protein translates to MFNLFWFRRDLRLDDNVGLWECLKTQTPSLLLFIFDTNILGELEINDKRVSLIFDRVLFLKTELEKRNSSLMVFYGDPVKIHQSILEILPIQCLYFNHDYEPYPLERDDKVKNLYKSYKRKVFTFKDHVIFEKEEILNPQQEPYKVYSQYKKQWFKKFELQQLKIYPSQELLNFAISKEMIKQNKDLFKKLFQQQNQIYEDLNIIDEGRFPNPVLEKMHFQKVSYVLPNPNLDEVLLKNYAKNRDFPFLESGTSKISVHLRFGLRSIREIIKTTFNLSIKYIEELVWREFYIMILYFFPESVNKEWNPKYQYLRDIWRNPELDEKAEEDFLRWCSGETGYPLVDAGMKELNETGYQHNRVRMVCANFLVKDLLIDWKFGERYYAKKLMDFELASNVGNWQWCSGTGVDAAPYFRIFNPLLQQKKFDPNYQYIKKWIPDFDENNYLKPIVDHEVSKEQVLKLFKKVEQYAQH, encoded by the coding sequence ATGTTTAATCTATTTTGGTTTCGAAGGGACCTACGATTGGATGATAATGTAGGATTATGGGAATGTTTAAAAACTCAAACTCCTTCATTACTATTATTTATCTTCGACACAAATATTTTAGGAGAATTAGAAATCAACGATAAAAGAGTAAGCCTTATCTTTGATAGGGTCTTGTTTTTAAAAACTGAATTAGAAAAAAGAAATTCATCTTTGATGGTTTTTTATGGTGATCCTGTTAAGATTCATCAAAGTATTTTAGAAATCCTTCCAATCCAGTGTCTATATTTCAATCATGATTATGAACCTTATCCATTAGAACGTGATGATAAGGTAAAAAATCTTTACAAAAGTTATAAAAGAAAAGTTTTCACCTTCAAAGATCATGTAATATTTGAAAAAGAAGAAATCCTAAATCCCCAACAAGAACCTTACAAAGTATATTCTCAGTATAAAAAACAATGGTTTAAAAAGTTTGAACTTCAACAACTCAAGATTTATCCTTCTCAAGAGCTTTTGAATTTTGCCATTTCCAAAGAAATGATCAAACAAAACAAAGATTTATTCAAAAAACTCTTCCAGCAACAAAATCAAATCTACGAGGATTTAAATATCATCGATGAGGGTCGATTTCCGAATCCGGTATTAGAAAAAATGCATTTCCAAAAAGTTTCTTATGTTCTTCCTAATCCAAATCTCGATGAAGTTTTATTGAAAAACTACGCAAAGAATCGTGATTTTCCCTTTTTGGAAAGTGGGACTTCAAAAATCAGTGTTCACCTTCGCTTTGGTCTAAGAAGCATTCGAGAAATCATAAAGACAACTTTTAATTTAAGTATCAAATATATCGAAGAATTAGTTTGGCGTGAGTTTTATATAATGATTTTGTATTTTTTCCCTGAGTCAGTAAATAAAGAGTGGAACCCAAAATACCAATACTTGAGGGATATATGGAGAAATCCTGAGTTGGACGAGAAAGCCGAAGAAGATTTTCTTCGCTGGTGTAGTGGAGAAACAGGCTATCCTCTCGTAGATGCGGGAATGAAAGAACTCAATGAAACAGGATACCAGCACAATCGAGTTCGTATGGTTTGTGCCAATTTTCTTGTAAAGGATTTATTGATTGATTGGAAGTTTGGGGAAAGGTATTATGCAAAAAAACTCATGGATTTTGAGTTGGCATCGAATGTAGGAAATTGGCAATGGTGTAGTGGAACTGGTGTTGATGCGGCACCATACTTTCGGATTTTCAATCCCTTATTACAACAAAAGAAATTTGATCCAAATTATCAATACATTAAAAAGTGGATTCCTGATTTTGATGAAAATAATTATCTCAAGCCAATCGTTGATCATGAGGTTTCAAAAGAACAAGTCCTCAAGCTATTCAAAAAAGTAGAACAATATGCTCAACATTGA
- a CDS encoding MerR family transcriptional regulator, whose protein sequence is MKYLIKDLSKMTGLSPARIRKWQERYNILRPTQAHNGYYYYDNDDLRVLLFIKNQLSNGKTLKELLNISREQVLNKNLYLHEFTQKELELINYISNYQYHEIQKHLDSIYKKSFLKWISEIRNLLILVGRAWEKNFLSVADEHSISNWIRSYIAKHLLKEMKFEKPVWLVCVFPGDTHELGAMLHFAKLLYYKVPAKFVGMLPKHELLREIRQNSYRKISISVVLPKKWKELENLRKEIQKISNAKVLFGGYGFKQTQKPKKTIKNIRT, encoded by the coding sequence ATGAAGTACTTGATAAAGGATTTATCTAAAATGACAGGGCTTTCTCCAGCAAGAATTCGAAAGTGGCAAGAACGCTATAATATTTTAAGACCTACACAAGCTCATAATGGATATTATTATTACGACAACGACGATTTGCGAGTTTTACTTTTCATAAAAAATCAACTTTCCAATGGGAAAACCCTCAAAGAATTACTCAACATATCTCGAGAGCAAGTATTAAATAAAAATCTCTATCTCCATGAATTCACACAAAAGGAATTAGAATTAATCAATTATATTTCAAATTATCAATACCATGAGATTCAAAAACATTTAGACTCAATTTATAAAAAGTCATTTCTAAAGTGGATAAGCGAGATTCGTAATCTTTTGATTTTAGTTGGAAGAGCTTGGGAAAAAAACTTTCTATCCGTTGCTGATGAACACAGTATTTCTAACTGGATTCGAAGTTATATTGCGAAACACCTTTTAAAAGAAATGAAATTCGAAAAACCTGTTTGGTTGGTTTGTGTATTTCCTGGAGATACTCATGAGTTGGGGGCAATGCTACACTTTGCAAAATTGCTATATTACAAAGTTCCAGCTAAATTCGTAGGCATGTTGCCCAAGCACGAACTATTAAGAGAAATCCGACAAAATTCATATAGAAAAATAAGTATCAGCGTCGTTTTGCCAAAAAAATGGAAAGAGTTAGAAAATCTAAGAAAAGAGATTCAGAAAATCAGCAATGCAAAGGTTTTATTTGGTGGGTATGGTTTCAAACAAACGCAAAAACCCAAAAAAACAATAAAAAACATTCGAACTTAA